A genomic window from Anaerolineales bacterium includes:
- a CDS encoding DUF1475 family protein, translating to MNLAKAIALLGLLAMTAVLIYGFAAGDFAADGAIILANPWGIVSLVDLYVGFALFSCWIVFREKAWLPSVAWVILMMVLGFWTGALYTFLALQSSGGDWKKFWYGKRA from the coding sequence ATGAACCTTGCCAAAGCAATCGCCCTGCTCGGCCTGCTGGCGATGACCGCGGTCCTGATCTACGGCTTCGCCGCCGGCGATTTCGCCGCCGACGGCGCGATAATCCTCGCCAATCCGTGGGGGATCGTCTCGTTGGTCGATCTCTACGTCGGGTTCGCGCTGTTCTCGTGCTGGATCGTCTTCCGCGAGAAGGCGTGGCTCCCGTCGGTCGCCTGGGTCATCCTCATGATGGTGCTGGGGTTCTGGACCGGCGCGCTCTACACCTTCCTCGCCCTGCAATCCAGCGGCGGGGATTGGAAAAAATTCTGGTACGGGAAACGCGCTTGA
- a CDS encoding DUF4345 family protein, whose protein sequence is MDILQILKIVAALATVATGLISLVKPRAIKGFTGLEATGPRGITEIRAVLGGLFIGLGLAPFILAVPQVYQMLGIAYLAIGAVRAVSMVLDRSVVQSNVISLAVEIVFGVILVL, encoded by the coding sequence ATGGACATCCTGCAGATTCTGAAAATCGTCGCCGCGCTGGCGACGGTCGCCACCGGCCTGATCTCCCTGGTCAAGCCGCGTGCGATCAAAGGCTTTACCGGGCTCGAGGCGACCGGCCCGCGCGGGATCACCGAAATCCGAGCCGTGTTGGGCGGCTTGTTTATCGGCTTGGGGCTCGCGCCGTTCATCCTCGCCGTGCCGCAGGTCTACCAGATGCTGGGAATTGCATACCTGGCGATCGGAGCGGTCCGCGCCGTCTCGATGGTCCTCGACCGCTCGGTGGTGCAATCCAACGTCATCAGCCTGGCGGTGGAGATCGTCTTCGGCGTCATCCTGGTGCTCTGA
- the heR gene encoding heliorhodopsin HeR — translation MAKKKAAAKAKVKAVKRAVAAVPKAAAKAAAVLPVAAASERTYTGLRIFNAVMGCLHLVQGVFMWAISNDTAYPVFTNFLKFDTVSKTLTPNPTQAFEVRFGPAVAVFLLISAVAHFFLSTVGYRWYVAKLKQGMNPARFYEYALSSSLMIVLIGMLVGMTDLGALILIFGINAMMNLFGILMELHNQTTPKTDWTSFIYGCIAGIVPWIVIFLSFYGALGSSDAKPPAFVYAIVPTIFVFFNIFAVNMFLQYKKVGPWKDYLFGERIYIVLSLLAKTALAWQIWAGTLRP, via the coding sequence ATGGCAAAGAAGAAAGCTGCCGCGAAAGCCAAGGTCAAGGCCGTCAAACGGGCGGTCGCCGCCGTTCCCAAAGCCGCGGCCAAGGCCGCCGCCGTACTTCCGGTGGCGGCGGCGTCGGAGCGGACCTACACCGGCCTGCGGATTTTCAACGCCGTCATGGGCTGTCTGCACCTCGTCCAGGGCGTCTTCATGTGGGCGATCAGCAACGACACCGCTTACCCGGTGTTCACCAACTTCCTCAAGTTCGATACGGTTTCGAAGACCCTGACCCCCAATCCCACCCAGGCCTTCGAGGTGCGCTTTGGGCCGGCGGTGGCGGTCTTCCTGCTGATCTCGGCCGTCGCCCACTTCTTCCTCTCCACCGTCGGGTACCGCTGGTACGTGGCCAAGCTTAAGCAGGGCATGAACCCGGCGCGGTTCTACGAGTACGCGCTCTCCTCCTCGCTGATGATCGTCCTGATCGGGATGCTGGTGGGGATGACGGACCTGGGCGCGCTGATCCTGATCTTCGGCATCAACGCGATGATGAACCTGTTCGGGATCCTGATGGAACTGCACAACCAGACCACGCCGAAGACCGATTGGACCTCGTTCATCTACGGCTGCATCGCCGGGATCGTCCCCTGGATCGTCATCTTCCTTTCGTTCTACGGGGCGCTCGGATCCTCCGACGCCAAGCCGCCGGCGTTTGTCTACGCCATTGTCCCGACCATCTTTGTCTTCTTCAACATCTTCGCGGTCAACATGTTCCTGCAATATAAGAAGGTCGGGCCGTGGAAGGATTACCTCTTCGGCGAGCGGATCTACATCGTCCTGAGCCTGCTGGCCAAGACGGCGCTCGCCTGGCAGATCTGGGCCGGCACGCTGCGGCCGTAG
- a CDS encoding mechanosensitive ion channel: protein MTTFLENLADGAIDLLPTILEALLILGASIVLARLAGNLLSKVLKRQKADPEITLLLTRLARWSIFAVGLITALQRFFDVTAFLAGLGILGFTVGFALQNIMQNFVAGVILLIQQPFNVSDAIEVADYSGSVLAINMRTTEMRTWDGRIVIIPNSDVLSHTITNFTRAKDRRIDVPVGIAYDSDPEQARRTILEAIRSIPGLLADPAPSVVFSAFGDSAFHLTLYFWLDMEKGDFIAARDMAFTKIKAALEQAGIEMPFPTQTVLLQQKQD, encoded by the coding sequence ATGACGACATTCCTGGAAAACCTCGCCGACGGCGCTATCGACCTGTTGCCGACAATATTGGAAGCCCTGTTGATCCTCGGCGCCAGCATCGTTCTGGCCCGCCTGGCCGGAAACCTGCTCTCCAAGGTGTTGAAACGGCAGAAGGCCGATCCGGAAATCACCCTGCTGCTGACCCGCCTGGCGCGTTGGAGCATCTTCGCCGTCGGGCTGATCACCGCCCTGCAGCGCTTCTTCGACGTGACCGCGTTCCTGGCCGGCCTGGGGATCCTCGGATTCACGGTCGGTTTCGCGCTGCAGAACATCATGCAGAATTTCGTCGCCGGCGTCATCCTGCTGATCCAACAGCCGTTCAACGTGTCCGACGCGATCGAGGTCGCGGATTACAGCGGGTCGGTCCTGGCGATCAACATGCGCACGACCGAAATGCGCACCTGGGACGGCCGGATCGTCATCATCCCCAATTCGGACGTGCTCTCGCACACGATCACGAATTTCACCCGGGCGAAAGACCGGAGGATCGACGTACCGGTCGGCATCGCCTACGACAGCGATCCCGAGCAGGCCCGCCGGACGATCCTCGAAGCGATACGCTCCATCCCCGGCCTGCTGGCGGACCCCGCGCCCTCCGTCGTATTCAGCGCTTTCGGCGACTCGGCTTTTCATCTGACCCTTTATTTCTGGCTCGACATGGAAAAAGGGGATTTCATTGCCGCCAGAGATATGGCCTTCACCAAGATAAAAGCAGCCCTTGAACAAGCCGGGATCGAGATGCCCTTCCCGACCCAAACGGTGCTCCTGCAGCAAAAGCAGGATTAG
- a CDS encoding methyltransferase domain-containing protein: MYSIRVKKYYTETVRKEWNRLVRGPYFRLEFETTMHYLKKFLPKSGRILDAGGGPGRYTIELARRGYRMTLLDLAPANLAFARRRIRAAGVQNRVEGIVEGSITDLSGFADGTFDAVICTGGPLSHVLDARRRGRAVKELIRVAKKRAPLFVSVMSRLSVQLIELALFPHEIEMPFFKVARDTGDYPGMCGFTACHFFLPEELEQAFTGKGVRILEMIGLEGLSSRQYRAVNALARHPKRWRVWLQTHFLTCAHPAVVGMSEHMLIVCRKEPV; this comes from the coding sequence ATGTATTCCATCCGGGTGAAAAAATATTACACCGAGACGGTGCGCAAGGAATGGAACCGGCTGGTCCGCGGCCCCTACTTCCGGCTGGAATTCGAAACCACCATGCACTATCTGAAGAAATTTCTTCCGAAAAGTGGGCGGATTCTCGATGCCGGCGGCGGCCCGGGGCGGTATACGATCGAATTGGCCAGGCGCGGTTACCGGATGACTCTCCTGGATCTCGCGCCCGCCAATCTGGCCTTCGCCCGGCGCAGGATCCGCGCCGCCGGCGTGCAAAACCGGGTGGAGGGGATCGTCGAGGGTTCGATTACCGACCTTTCGGGGTTCGCGGACGGCACATTCGATGCGGTGATCTGCACCGGCGGCCCGTTGTCGCACGTCCTGGATGCACGGCGGCGCGGCCGGGCGGTGAAGGAACTGATCCGCGTGGCGAAGAAACGCGCGCCGCTGTTCGTCTCGGTGATGAGCCGCCTGAGCGTTCAGCTGATCGAGTTGGCGTTGTTCCCTCACGAAATCGAGATGCCGTTTTTTAAGGTCGCGCGCGACACCGGCGATTACCCGGGAATGTGCGGTTTCACGGCCTGCCATTTCTTCCTGCCGGAGGAGCTGGAGCAGGCTTTCACGGGCAAGGGTGTGCGGATCCTGGAAATGATCGGCTTGGAGGGGCTCAGCTCGCGCCAGTACCGGGCGGTGAACGCGCTGGCCAGGCATCCGAAGCGCTGGCGAGTCTGGCTGCAGACGCACTTTCTCACCTGCGCCCATCCCGCGGTGGTCGGGATGAGTGAACACATGCTGATTGTGTGCCGCAAGGAGCCCGTCTGA
- a CDS encoding DUF4342 domain-containing protein, producing MSDHQTRTEEFVMSGDALLTKIKELLHEGNIRRILIKDDAGKTLIEFPVTLGVVGAIVAPQLAAIGAIAALVAKCTLVVEKDS from the coding sequence ATGTCCGATCACCAAACCCGCACCGAAGAATTCGTGATGAGCGGCGATGCGCTGCTCACGAAGATTAAAGAGCTTCTGCATGAGGGCAACATCCGCCGGATCCTGATCAAGGACGACGCCGGGAAAACGCTGATCGAGTTTCCGGTCACGCTGGGCGTGGTCGGGGCGATTGTGGCGCCGCAGTTGGCGGCGATCGGCGCAATCGCCGCGCTGGTCGCCAAATGCACGCTGGTGGTGGAAAAGGACTCTTAA
- a CDS encoding ChbG/HpnK family deacetylase: MQPNPFLRKLGFSDTDRVVVIHADDIGLCHASVAAMEGLMGAGIVSSMSAMAAAPWFPAAAAFCRSHPEIDMGLHFTLTSESEVSRSRPFSTRDPASGLVDGSGFFHQKAEILYARGKPASVLAELKAQMDYAQASGIDLTHVDSHCLTAWAPKFLPAYLQEPARRGLPSLFLRAERLDGKAAGAEVKKAEAYGRWTGILESRGWPVFDRFEMMPLDRADDRIGEARRKLSGLPPGLTYFVIHPAADTPELRAFTGDWKCRVADYRAFTSSSLRGFLKRSGLRVVGWRALRDAVRKK, from the coding sequence ATGCAGCCCAACCCCTTTCTACGCAAACTTGGTTTCTCGGATACGGACCGCGTAGTGGTCATTCACGCCGACGACATCGGCCTGTGCCACGCGAGCGTCGCCGCCATGGAGGGCTTGATGGGCGCCGGGATCGTCTCCTCGATGTCGGCGATGGCCGCCGCACCGTGGTTCCCGGCCGCGGCCGCCTTCTGCCGTTCGCATCCCGAGATCGACATGGGATTGCACTTCACGCTGACCAGCGAGTCGGAGGTCAGCCGCAGCCGTCCGTTTTCGACTCGCGACCCGGCCTCCGGGCTGGTGGACGGGAGCGGTTTCTTCCACCAGAAAGCGGAGATCCTCTATGCGCGCGGCAAGCCGGCGTCCGTGCTGGCGGAGCTTAAGGCGCAAATGGATTATGCGCAGGCATCCGGCATCGATCTGACCCACGTGGATTCCCACTGCCTGACCGCCTGGGCCCCGAAATTTCTTCCGGCCTACCTGCAGGAACCGGCGCGCCGAGGGCTTCCTTCCTTGTTTCTCCGCGCCGAGCGCCTCGACGGGAAAGCCGCCGGGGCGGAGGTGAAAAAGGCCGAGGCGTACGGACGCTGGACCGGGATTCTGGAATCGCGCGGATGGCCCGTCTTTGACCGCTTTGAGATGATGCCGCTGGACCGCGCCGACGACCGGATCGGCGAAGCCCGACGGAAATTGTCGGGGCTGCCGCCGGGCCTGACATATTTCGTGATCCATCCCGCCGCCGACACCCCCGAGTTGCGCGCCTTTACGGGAGATTGGAAGTGCCGGGTGGCCGACTACCGGGCTTTTACCAGCTCCTCCCTGCGCGGCTTCCTCAAGCGATCCGGCCTTCGGGTGGTCGGTTGGCGCGCGTTGCGGGATGCCGTCCGCAAAAAGTAA
- a CDS encoding TIGR04076 family protein has product MEEGTMPGKKCKITVIRKDFHEDLYRQCPAGPPGPCGLLEVGRVFVTDSEWSPPEGLCPWAWADMRSIIQGKHAGDPQVKIVSCTDGLRPVLFKLECIEG; this is encoded by the coding sequence ATGGAAGAGGGAACCATGCCCGGAAAGAAATGCAAAATCACCGTCATCCGCAAGGACTTTCATGAGGATCTCTACCGGCAATGTCCCGCCGGACCTCCCGGTCCGTGCGGCCTGTTGGAAGTCGGCCGGGTTTTCGTCACCGATAGCGAGTGGTCTCCGCCGGAAGGGCTTTGCCCCTGGGCTTGGGCGGATATGCGTTCCATCATCCAAGGCAAACACGCGGGCGATCCGCAAGTGAAAATCGTTTCCTGCACGGACGGATTGCGGCCGGTGCTTTTTAAATTGGAATGCATCGAAGGATAA